One window of the Rhizobiaceae bacterium genome contains the following:
- a CDS encoding propionyl-CoA synthetase, whose product MREEPVTSRYHETYEGWKREPEAFWAEAAKSIDWSKPWDRVFDPEAGAYGRWFAGAECNTCHNAVDRHVAGGRAGQLALVYDSPMTGKVARYTYAELRREVVALASVLRNQSIGKGDRVIIYMPMVPEALFAMLACARLGAIHSVVFGGFAARELATRIDDAQPKLIVSASCGLEPGRIVAYKPLLDEAIDMARHKPDRCLILQRDQKRCDLIEGRDLDLADQMARERAAGANVDCVPVAATDPLYVLYTSGTTGQPKGVVRDNGGHMVALKWSMENEFGVKPGEVFWAASDVGWVVGHSYIVYAPLLHGCTTILFEGKPIGTPDAGTFWRVIAEHGVDVLFTAPTAFRAIKGQDPDGAFLPKYDLSKFRTLFLAGERADPPTLEWAEKKLGVPVIDHWWQTETGHPISQNPVGLGMLPVKYGSPGVSMPGFDVQVLDDAGHAVPSGTMGNVVIKLPLPPGCLPTLWNADDRFREAYLAEFPGYYKTADAGYLDDDGYLFIMARTDDIINVAGHRLSTGGMEEVVAEHPDVAECAVVGIADAMKGQVPCGFVVLSAGRDREAGELEREIVALVRERIGAVAALKTVIPVKRLPKTRSGKILRATIQKIADKEEWKMPATIDDPAILDEIGAALRERGIGV is encoded by the coding sequence ATGAGGGAGGAGCCTGTGACGTCACGCTATCATGAGACCTATGAGGGCTGGAAGCGCGAGCCGGAGGCGTTCTGGGCTGAAGCCGCGAAGTCGATCGACTGGTCGAAACCGTGGGATCGGGTATTCGATCCGGAGGCCGGCGCCTATGGCCGCTGGTTCGCTGGCGCCGAATGCAACACCTGCCACAATGCCGTCGACCGCCATGTCGCCGGAGGTCGCGCCGGCCAACTGGCGCTGGTCTACGACAGCCCGATGACAGGCAAGGTTGCACGGTACACCTATGCCGAGCTGAGGCGCGAGGTCGTGGCGCTCGCTTCGGTGCTCCGGAACCAGAGCATCGGCAAGGGCGACCGCGTCATCATCTACATGCCGATGGTGCCGGAAGCGCTCTTCGCCATGCTGGCCTGCGCGCGCCTCGGCGCCATTCATTCCGTGGTCTTCGGCGGTTTCGCTGCGCGCGAACTCGCCACCCGCATCGACGACGCCCAGCCCAAGCTGATCGTCTCGGCGTCCTGCGGCCTCGAGCCCGGACGCATCGTCGCCTACAAGCCGCTGCTGGACGAGGCCATCGACATGGCGCGTCACAAGCCGGATCGCTGCCTGATCCTGCAGCGGGATCAGAAGCGTTGCGACCTCATCGAGGGCCGCGACCTCGATCTCGCCGACCAGATGGCGCGCGAGCGTGCGGCGGGCGCCAATGTCGATTGCGTTCCCGTGGCCGCGACCGACCCGCTCTATGTGCTCTACACCTCCGGCACGACCGGCCAGCCCAAGGGCGTCGTCCGCGACAATGGCGGGCATATGGTGGCGCTGAAATGGTCGATGGAGAACGAGTTCGGCGTGAAGCCGGGCGAAGTGTTCTGGGCTGCCTCCGATGTCGGCTGGGTCGTCGGCCATTCCTACATCGTCTACGCGCCGCTGCTGCATGGCTGCACGACGATCCTGTTCGAGGGCAAGCCGATCGGCACGCCGGATGCCGGCACCTTCTGGCGGGTGATCGCCGAGCACGGCGTCGACGTGCTGTTCACGGCGCCCACCGCTTTCCGCGCCATCAAGGGGCAGGACCCGGACGGCGCGTTCCTGCCGAAATACGACCTGTCGAAGTTCCGCACCCTCTTCCTTGCCGGCGAGCGCGCCGATCCGCCAACGCTGGAATGGGCGGAGAAGAAGCTGGGCGTGCCCGTCATCGACCACTGGTGGCAGACGGAAACCGGCCACCCGATCAGCCAGAACCCGGTGGGGCTCGGCATGCTGCCGGTCAAGTACGGCTCGCCCGGCGTCTCCATGCCGGGCTTCGACGTGCAGGTGCTGGACGATGCAGGCCACGCGGTGCCTTCCGGCACCATGGGCAACGTGGTCATAAAGCTGCCGCTGCCGCCCGGCTGCCTGCCAACGCTGTGGAATGCGGACGACCGCTTTCGCGAGGCCTATCTCGCCGAGTTCCCCGGCTACTACAAGACGGCCGACGCCGGCTATCTGGACGATGACGGCTATCTCTTCATCATGGCCCGCACCGACGACATCATCAACGTCGCCGGCCATCGTCTCTCGACCGGCGGCATGGAGGAGGTCGTCGCCGAGCATCCGGACGTGGCGGAATGCGCCGTCGTCGGCATCGCGGACGCGATGAAGGGGCAGGTTCCCTGCGGTTTCGTCGTGCTGAGCGCCGGCCGCGACCGCGAAGCCGGCGAACTGGAGCGCGAGATCGTCGCGCTGGTGCGGGAGCGGATCGGCGCGGTCGCGGCGCTGAAGACGGTGATCCCCGTGAAGCGGCTGCCAAAAACCCGATCCGGCAAGATCCTGCGTGCGACCATCCAGAAGATCGCCGACAAGGAGGAGTGGAAGATGCCGGCGAC